The sequence GACGCCGCGCGAGGAAGAGCCGCAAATCGTCGTCCCCATGGTGGACATCTACCTCCCCATGCCCGGCTCTTCTCCCAAGGAGGTCGAGGAGCGGGTGGTCACCACCTTCGAGAAGAAGATCTGGGAGATCAACGGGGTCGAGTACATCTACTCGGCAAGCCGCCAGGGGATGGGGATCATCACGGTCCGCTTCCTGGTCGGCGAGAGCATGGAAGACTCCCTCGTCAAGCTCTACAACAAGGTGATGAGCAACCGAAACCTCCTCCCGCCGGGCGCGGGGGAGCCGCTCGTGGTGTCGAAGTCGATCGACGACGTCCCGATCGTTTCGCTCACCCTCTGGTCGGACCGCTACGACCACCACGCCCTGAGAAAGGTGGCCCGCGAGCTCTGCGACGACCTGCAGAAAGTGGAGAACGTGGCGCATTCCGAGATCAAGGGGGGACTCTCCCGCGAGCTCAAGGTGCGTCTGGACCCGGTGCGGCTCTCCTCCTACGGGCTCACCCCGCTTGCCGTCGCCTCGGCGCTCGATAAGGGGAACGTCTCGCAGCGCGCGGGCTCCTTCGCCTCGGGTAATCGCGAGTACAGCCTGGAGGCGGGGGGCTTCATCTCCGACCCCGCCGACGCCGGAAGGCTCGTCGTCAGCGTGAAGGACGGCCGCCCGGTGTACCTCTCGGATGTTGCCACGATCACCGACGGCGTCCAGGAACCGAAGGACTACGTCTTCTTCGGGCTCGGCCCAGCGGCGGCGCAGAAGCACCTAAAGGGTGGCGCGGCGGACTACCCGGCGGTCACCGTCTCCATCGCCAAGCGCAAGGGGGCGAACGCTACCTGGGTCGCCGAGGACCTCCTGAAGCGGGTCGAGTTCCAGAAGGGAAAACTGATCCCCTCCGAGATGCAGGTGACCGTCACCAGGAACTACGGCGAGACCGCCAAAGACAAGAACAACGAGCTACTGTTTCACATGTTCCTGGCCGCCATTTCGGTAACTCTGCTGATCGCGGTCTTCATGGGGTGGCGGGCCGGCGCCGTGGCGGCGATCGCGATTCCGGTGACCCTCGCGCTCACCATGTTCATCTTCAACCGGATCGGCTACACGCTGAACCGGATCACCCTGTTCGCGCTCATCTTCTCGATCGGGATCCTGGTCGATGACGCCATCGTGGTGGTGGAGAACATCCACCGCTACTTCACGACGACGAAGTTCAAGCCGCTCGAGGCCGCGGTGCGGGCGGTGGACGAGATCGGCAACCCGACCATGCTGGCGACTCTCGCCGTCATCGCCTCCATCCTCCCGATGGGGTTCGTAGGCGGCCTCATGGGGCCGTACATGCGCCCGATCCCGGTCGGCGCGTCCATGGCCATGGTCTTCTCGCTTCTCATTGCGCTGATCGTCACGCCGTACTTCGCCTACCGCTTCATGAAGGGTGAGTCGCATTACGGCACCGAGGCACCGCCGGAAGAAAGCTGGATGACGGGCTTTTACCGCCGCATGATGGGGAGGCTTTTGCACGACAAGAAGGTGCGCTACGGCTTCCTCTCCACGGTGGTGATCCTTCTCCTCATCTCCTGCTCTCTCATCTACTTCAAGGCGGTGACGGTGAAGATGCTGCCGTTTGACAACAAGAGCGAGCTGCAGCTCATCATCGACGCCCCGGAGGGGACCACACTCGAGGACAATGCACGCATGGTGGCCGAGCTGGGCGACGCGCTCAGGAAAGTTCCCGAGGTGACCGACTTCCAGAGCTACGTCGGCACGAGCTCGCCGTTCAACTTCAACGGCCTCGTGCGCCATTATTACCTGCGCCAAGGGCCGAACGTCGCCGAGATCCAGGTGAACCTGGAAGGGAAGGAGGCGCGCTCCGCCCAGTCGCACGATATCGCGAAACGGATCCGTCCGACGCTGAAGGCGATCACGGACCGCTACGGCGCACGCCTCAAGGTGGCCGAGATCCCGCCCGGACCGCCGGTCCTCTCGACGCTCGTTGCCGAGGTGTACGGGCCGGACCAGAAAACCCGCGTCGATATCGCGCACAAGATCAAGGACATCTTCAAAAGCACCGCCGGGGTCGTCGACGTCGACTGGTACCAGGAGGACGACCAACCGACGCTGCGTTTCGAGGTGGACCGTGAGAAGGCGGCGCTCTCCGGGGTGGACGCGGCCCAGGTGGTGCAGACCCTGAAACTCGCCGTGGGCGGAACCGACGTGGGGATCATGCACGTGCCGCAGGAGAAGGAACCGGTGCGCATCAACCTGCGCCTCCCGGTCGGCTCCCGAAGCGACGTCTCCTCGCTCTCCTCCATCTACGTCGCGGGCAACAAGGGGAACGTCCCCCTTTCCGAGCTGGTCCGCGTGGTGCGCGGGGTGGAGGAAAAATCGCTCTACCGCAAGAACATGAAGAGCGTGGTGTACGTGATAGGCGACGTGGCCGGGGTGATCGAGGCCCCGGTGTACGCCATCCTCAAGATGCACAAGGACATCGACAACATAGCGCTCCCCGGCGGGTACCACATCGAGCAGCGCGCCGCGACCCAGCCCTGGAGCGAGGAGCGCCCCGGCATCAAGTGGGACGGCGAGTGGCACATCACCTACGAGGTCTTCCGCGACCTGGGTGCCGCCTTCGCCGCGGTCATGGTGCTTATCTACGTGCTGGTGGTGGCCTGGTTCAAGGACTTCACCACGCCGCTTGTGATCATGGCGCCGATCCCGCTAACCCTGATCGGCATCCTCCCCGGACACGCCATCATGGGGGCTTTCTTCACGGCGACCAGTATGATAGGCTTCATCGCCCTGGCCGGCATCATCGTGCGAAACTCCATCATCCTCATAGATTTTGCCGAGCTGCGGCGCCGCGAGGGGATGGCGCTGGACGAGGCGATTATCGATGCCGGTGCGGTCCGCTTCCGTCCCATGCTGCTCACTGCCGCCGCGGTCGTGGTCGGGAGCTTCGTCATCCTGTTCGATCCGATATTCCAGGGGCTCGCCCTCGCCATGATGTGCGGCGAGATCGCCTCGACGACGCTTTCCAGGATCACCATTCCGATCCTTTACTTCATGGTGCAGTCCTGGAAGGAAAAACATCAAAAAAAGCAAACAGCTTAGGAGGTTGTAGTGTTTTGGCTCAGAAAGAACGTTGCTGAGAATGTGGAATGCACATCCGTTGCGGAAAAGGTATCCACCGAGGCTGAAGGGTTCTACCGTTCCGGCAAGATGCATTGCGCCGAGGCGGTGCTCGCTTCGGTGAAAAACGAATTTCTCCCCGATGCCGGGGACGAACTGGTGCACTTGGCTTCCGGTTTCGGCGGCGGCTCGGGGGCGGGATGCATCTGCGGCGCGGTGGCCGGCGGGACCATGGCCATCGGCCTCGTTGTGCAGGACCGGAAGCTTTCCGCCGCGCTCACCAAGGAGTTGCACCACTGGTTCAAGGAGCAGTACCGGGTCACCTGCTGCAAGGCTTTGACCGCCAACGGCAAGAAGCGCTGCGTCGAATTCACCGCGAACACCGCCGGCAAGGTTGCGGAACTTTTGCAGAAGAAGTGACCTGAATAGGAGGTTATATGTACATCGACAGACTGCTTAGACTCATCGCCGGCACCTTCACCCTGATCTCCCTGGCGCTGGCTCACTACCACGATCCGCGCTGGCTCTGGTTCACCGCCTTCATAGGCCTCAACCTTTTGCAGTCGGGCTTCACCAACTGGTGCCCGATGATGACCATCCTGGACAAGCTTGGCGTTCCCAAGCTCCCGCCCAGAGAGTGCGGTAAATGATCTGCCGCATCAGGGTCCTTTGCGACAACACCGCCGGTGCGCTTTCCGGCACGCTGGGCGAGCACGGTTTCGCCGCGCTGGTGCAGGCGGGGGACCGGGCCCTTCTCTTCGATACCGGGGCGGGGCACACGCTTTTGCACAACGCCCAGCGCATGAACGTCGACCTGAAGGGGGTAGACCAGGTCGTGCTGTCGCACGGGCATTGGGACCACGCGGGGGGGCTCTGGCCGCTTCTGCAGGTCGCCGGCCCGAAAAGGATCCTCGCGCACCCCGGCATCTTCACCCGGCGCTACTCCGTGCGCGAAGGGAGCGCCCGCTCGGTGGGGGTCCCCTACTCCGAAGAGTTCCTGGCCGGTCTCGGGGCCGTCTTCTCCTACAGCGACGAATTCCGCGAGGTGATGCCCGGCGTTTTCCTGACCGGCGAGGTGCCGCGCAGGACCGTTTTCGAGGAAGGCGACGCGGGGCTTTTCTGCGACGAGGCGGGGTGCGAGAGGGACGAGATCCGGGACGACCAGTCGCTCGTCGTCGTGACCGGCAAGGGGCTTTTGATCCTCCTCGGGTGCTGCCATGCCGGGATGATCAACACCATCGAGCATGCCCGCGAGAAGACCGGGGTGGACCGGGTCTACGGGGTAGTGGGAGGGTGCCACTTGGCCTTCTCCTCCCAGCCCCAGGTCGATCAGACCATAAAGGCGCTCAAGAAGTACGGACTGAAGAAGATCTGCCCGGGGCACTGCACCGGGTTTCACGCGGCGGCCCGGCTCGCCCAGGCCTTCCCTGCGGGGTTCAAGCCGATGCAGGTGGGGTACGTGCTCGAAGCAGAATAGATGAATTTATAAGTGAGGATTATTGATGAGACTTTTTGCCGTTTTGATTGCCGTAGTCGTACTAACCGCTTCCCTCTCCCAGGCCGTAGGGCTTGCCAACGTGACCTCGAAGCAGGCTCAGACCGTGATGTCGAAGAACAAGAAGATGTTCCTGCTCGACGTGCGCACCCCGGACGAGTTCCGTCAGGCGCACCTGAAAGGGTCCGTGCTGATCCCGTTGGGCGAGCTGAACCGCAGGGTGCAGGAGATCCCGCGCGACCGGCCGGTGCTCGTGTACTGCGCCGTGGGCGCCCGCTCCGCCACCGCCGCGAGCTTTCTCGCCTCCAAAGGTTACCGCGAGGTCTACAACATGACCGACGGCATCGTCGGCTGGTACCAGAACGGTCTGCCGCTGCAGTTGGGCGGCAAGTAGTTTTCCCCCTCCCGGGCCCTCCCCCGCCTACGTCACCGCAAGGCTGCGGTTCGCAGGCGGGGGAGGGGACGCCGTCGCCTGCTACGGCTTAGCCGCCGTCGGCGCCACACCCACAGCTAAGCCCACCCCACACCCCACACCCCACACCCGCCACGCCACCCACGCGTCGGCCAGCACTGTCCCGCAGCCGGCAAGCCCCTACCAGCATCTACCAGTCGGACCAGTCGGACCAGTCGGACCAGTCGGACCAGTCGGACCAGTCGGCGGCCGAACCTCCTCCCCAAATTCTGGTAAACTTTTGCGGTCCTTTTGGCTCAAGGTATGCAGACAGGTTCCGATAAGCCCAAGCAGGGCTTCGGCCCATGGTGGAGGTAGCATGCAGGAGCAACTTGAAAACATAACCGCTTCCCTGCTTGAGGAGATCGACTCGGGGGTGGTCTACCTGGACGCCGGCGGCAGGGTACTGCTCATGAACCGCCGGGCGGAGGAGATCCTTCACATCGGCCGCGCCGAGGTCGTCGGCAAAAGGGTGGACATGCTGCCGCTTCGGACGCCGGTCTACCGCGTGCTCAGCGAGAACGTACAGGACGAGCCGGTGGAGGTGAGCATCGACGGCGCCGTGATCCAGGTCCGCTCCTCGAAGCTTCCCGGCGACACCCCGGGGGAACTCTTCCAACTGCGCGACATCAGCGCGGACAAGAAGGAGAAGCGCCAGCGCGAGGAGTTCGTGGCGATGATGACCCACGACCTCAAGTCGCCCCTTACCGTGATCATGGGGTACATGCAGGCGCTCATCGGGGAGATGCCCACCAAGATGGACCCCTCGCTGCATCTGTTCGTGAAGGAGATGGACAAGAGCGCCGCGAAGATGCTCTCCATGATCGACGACGTCCTTGACGCCTACCGCCTGGAGGCGGGCCTCTTGCAGATAGACCGCCAGCCCACCGACACCCGGGCCCTCCTGGAGGGGTGCTGCCGCGACGGAGAACAGGAGGCGGCGGTGCACGGTTCCTACTTCCTGAGCGACCTCTGCGACGGAATCCCGACACTCGATCTTGACGCGAAGCAGATAGCCAGGGTCTTCGCCAACCTGATCGGCAACGCGGTGAAGTTCACCCCGCGCCGCGGCACCATAAGCGTCAGCACCACGGTTGAGGACGACCGCCTGCTCGTGGAGGTCGCCGACACCGGCATCGGCATCCCGGAAAACGAGCTGCCGCGCGTCTTCAACAAGTACTTCCGCTCCTCGGCGGCCCGCGGCTTCAAGGGGACCGGCCTGGGGCTCACCATCAGCAAGGCGATCGTCGAAGCGCACGGCGGCAGTATCCGTGTCGAGAGCACCGCCGGCAAAGGGAGCCGCTTCACCGTCTTGTTGCCGCTCAAGGGGGAGCGCACCACCTTCAGGCGCCAATTTAAAGGTTAAAGTTTCCAGCGATGACGGCCGATTAGGCACTCATCGGCCGTAAATGAAAGGCCATGCGGGCCAAACCGCAGCAGCAAAATAAAGCCGCCGTGTGCGCGCATAGATAACAGCCAAGGAGGATAACAGCATGGGCAACGTATTGATAGTGGACGATTCCTCGACCATGAGAAAGATCATTTCCCGCAGCCTGCGCCAGGCGGGGCTTCCGGTAGACGACATCTACGAGGCCGGCGACGGCATCGAGGCGCTCTCCGCCATGGAAGGCAAAACCATCGACCTGATCCTGTCCGACATCAACATGCCGAACATGGACGGGCTCGAATTCATCAAGTGCGTCAGGGGCAAGGGAGTGAACACCCCGATCGTCATGATCACCACCGAGGGTGGCGAGGACATCCTCAAGGAAGCGATCAGCAACGGCGCCAGCGACAGCATCAAAAAGCCGTTCACGCCAGACCAGTTGAACGAGAAGCTCGGAGGACTCTTATGATGTCCCTCAACCAGGAAATCGCTACCGCGACACACCTGCAGGAGGCGGACCTGGCCACTTACGTCATCAACGCCACCAAAGAGGTGTTCGAAACCATGGTGATGATGGCCCTCGAGGATAGTTATCCCCTGAAGGAGCCCGTCACCTCCTTCCATTGCTCGGTCACCGGCATGGTCGGCCTGGCAGGGACCTACACTGGCATCCTCTCCATCCACTGTCCGCAGCACCTGGCTCTCAGGATCACCTCGAACATGCTCGGGATGGACGTGGACGAGGTGGGCGAGGACGTGAACGACGCCCTGGGCGAGATCGCCAACATGCTCGGCGGCTACGTGAAGCAGATCCTCTCCAAGGGGGGGCTCGATATCAACCTCTCCATCCCGACGGTAATCTCCGGAGAGGACTACACGGTCAACTCGATGGCCGACAGCGACTGCGTCATCATCCCCTTCACCAACGAGGGTGACCGGTTCCTTGTCGGGCTCAAACTCAGGAAGGAAGTCTAGGCGGTAGATTCAATGGCCGGATTCGAAAAACTACAATCGATGCTGGATGCCGCGATGAAGCAGGCGGGCGAAGAGAGCGGCATGCTCTTAGGCCAGGCCATGTCCGTGGCGGCTTCCGATGTCCTGAACACCAACCGCAAGAGCTACCTGGGTGACGAGGACAACCCGATCTACGTGGTCGGGGTGGAGTCGCGCGAGGCGTATCCGGGCTTTTTCTACCTCCTCTTCTCGCTGGGCGACACCATCGTGATGAGCTCGATCCTCCTCGGGATCCCGGGGCCCAGGATCCAGGAGAAACGCCGGCTTTCCATCCAGGAACCGGACGACGTGGACGCCTTCGGCGAGATCGCCAACCAGATCATCGGCTCCTTCAACTCGGTGTTCCAGCCGAACCTCCCCGACAAGGTGCACCTGAAGCTCCTTCCGCCGCAGAAGTACGTGCCGGGGACCGACCCCCTCACCGACGACGTCCCCTTTCCGGACGGTGAATACCTGATGTACCGTGCCCCCCTGCAGATCGAGGGGCATGAGATGAACATGGTGGACATCCTGATCCCGCACCCGCTGGCGAACCTGTTCGACCCGCAGCCGGAAGAGGCGGCGGTCGAGGCGGCCGCGCCCGAGGCTGAGGCGGCGGCCGAGGAGGCGGCTCCCGTGGCCTCCATCCTGGTGCTCGGGGACGACGACGGGCGCCGGGCACTGGTGGAAGGGCTTTCCGACAGCGGCATGAACCTCATCGACGCCCCCCTCGGGGCCGACCTGCCGGGCCTCTTCGCCCAGGGGGAGGTGAGGGTCGCTCTCATCTCGCTCAAAAACACCACCGACCGCGACCTCGCCATCTGCAAGCGGGTGGTGCCGCTCGTGGACCGAAGCGGCGGCGCCGTGCTCCTTTGCGCCCACGAATGGACCCGGACCGCGGTCCTCAAGGCGCTCAAGGCGGGCGTGAAGGGTGTGGTGATGCCCCCCTTCGAGCCGCACGAGCTCACCGAGAAGGTGGCGAAATTCCTGCACTGACGCACGAGTCAAAAAAACATCCCCCGCCGCAGTTTTTTTGACTGGCGGGGCGCGCCGAACTCCTTTTCGGCACCGCCGGAAAAAACTCCCCAGATAAAACCCTGCAGTATCGGTGGCTTAGCGTGACGGCGCGTTCCGCGCCGCTACGGCATGCCTTTTGCCAAGCACTCTTCCATGATCCGCTTCCCGCGCAAAACCAGACCGTGCCTCCTCCTGGGGCTCGTCACGACGCTCTTCGCCTGCGCGCTCCCGACGGGCGCCTTTGCACAGCAGCAAAATCGACTGCTGCGCGTCGCCGTATATCCCCATCAAGGGTTCACCAGGGTCAGCCTCTCCTTCCTCTCTCCACCGGATTACACGCTGCGCGTCCTCCCCGGGCGGGTCAGGCTCGAGGTGCGCGATGCCGACGCCCCGAGCTTCAAAAAGCTGCGCAACCTGAACGACCGTATGATCGCGGGGATAAACGCCTCCGAGACGCGCGGCCTGCTCAACGTATCGGTCCCGGTGCGCGTGGCCGATGCCGCGGCGCAAGCGGTCTCCTGCGCCAACCCCAGTGTCCTTTCCATCGACATCGGACCGGCGATGAAGCGCGTGAATCCGGTAGACATAGCGCCGGGGCGCGAGCCGATCCTTTCCGGCACCGAGCGCTTCGTGCGCGATTTCGACGCCGAGCCGGGCGGGGTTCCCTTCTCCCCGACGGACGGGAAGCTCCTGAAAGAGCTCCTCCCCGAGGGGGAGGCGCTTTTGTTTCAACAGGGGGAAAGCCTCCTGTACCGGGACCGCGCCGAGGAGGCGGTGAACGTCTTCGCCATGTTCGACAAGAAGGGGGATCGCGTGAAGGCGCTCGCCTCTTTCCGTTTGGGCGAGGCGTACGAGAAGCTTGGACGACACCAGGAGGCGCTTGCCTCGTTTCGCAACGCCGAAGCCCTCTGGCCCGGGTACCTGAACCAGGCGCCCGAGCTGATGCAGCCCTACTCCGACGCTCTTGCGCGCACCGGCGACTTCCCCGGTGCGAGGAGGATGCTGTTGCGCCTCATGGACCGCTACATCGGCACTCCGTATCAGGCCGAACTTTTGAACCGGCTCGCCGATCTGATCGAGCGCAACGGGCAGAAGGAGGCGGCGCTTGCGATGTACAGAAGCGTCGTGATGTACGCGCATGGGAGCGCCGCCGCGGGGAGGGCACGCCTGAAGCTCGCCGACCGGGCGCTCTTCTCAATCTCGCGCGACCGGTACCGCGAACTCCTCTCCAAGTATCAAACCATCTACGGCGAGCCCGGCGACCCCTCCTCCCGCGACGAGGCGCTCTTCAAGATGTCGCTGCTGCTCGCGCTCTACGCCCCTCCGAAGGATGCGCTCGAGGCGGCGGTGACCTACAACCGGCGTTACCCGCGCGGCATCTTCTCCACCGTTCTCAGCAAGATGCGCGAGGAGATCCTGTTCCCCGTTTACCAGGAGGCCGCCGCAGCCGGCAAAGACGACGCGCTCGTGCGCCTTGCCATGGACAACCGCGAGTACCTCTCCCGCTGCTTCGGCGACGCGGGCTTCGCTCCGCGGCTCTCGCAGGCCTTCGAGAAGACCGGGAAGACGGTGCAGGAGCTGGAGCTCTTCACCTACCTGGACGGCAAGAACTGGGCGGCTTCGAGCGCCCCCTTCATGCTTTCGCGCATGGTGGACGACGCGGTCGTTTTAGGCAACGCACCGCTGGCCGAGTCGACGGCGCGCGACTTCCTCGGGCGCTTCCCGCGCGACCCCAATCTCGGCAGGGTGCGGGAGCAGCTCGGGCGGCTCGCCTTCGAGAAGGGGGACCTCCCCGGCGCGGCGGCGCAACTCGCCTTCCTGAAGGCCCGAAACGCCAAGGCCGCTCTCCCCGACAGCGAGTACTACCTCGGCAAGGCGCTCCAGGCCGCCAAAGATCACGGCGGCGCGGTGCGCAGCCTGGTCCGCTTCACGACGAGCGCGAAAAGCGGCAATCCCCTCCTCCCGGACGCCTACTACAACCTCGCCGTCGAGCTCGCCGAGGTGAAGGATTACCCGCACGCCCTCGCGGCCTGCCAGGTCGGCGCCAGCGTCGCCGGCGGTGAAATGGTGGGGCAGTTCCTGTTCAAGACCGGGGAGCTGCAGGTAAAGCTCGGGGCGGTGCGCGAGGCGAAGGCGAGCTGGGAGAAAGCGACCGGCATGGGCGGGACCTGGGGCAAGCTGGCCGGCGAGGCGTTAAACGACTTAAACTGGCGCATGAAGATCGCCGGAGAACTTCCCTGATGCTGTCAGAAATATGACTTTGACGTCTTCGGCGCGTGCAAGCTGCCGATAACACGGACCTGTCGCGCTGGTACGGCTTTTGCTGCTGCAGCTTGGCGACAAGGAGGAAGCACATGCCTGTACAAGGAATTTTCGGGACGACCGTTGAACTTCTGGGGAAGACCCTGGATCTCAGGGCCAAACGGCAGACGATGATCTCGTCGAACCTCGCCAACGTGGAAACCCCCGGCTATACGCCCACCGACGTCTCTTTCGAGAGCCAGTTGAAGAGCGCCCTCAAGGGAGGGGCGAAGGATAGCGGGGTCACCAACCCGCGCCACATCCCGCTCAAGGGGCGCGCCGCGTCGCTTGAGAGGGTGCAGGGGGACGTGGTCGAGGTCGACACGCGCACCATGGGCCCGGACGGCAACGGTGTCGAGATGGAGACCGAGATGGGGCGTCTGGCCGAGAACCAGATCATGTACAACGCCAGTGTGCAGCTCCTCGGCAAGAAGTTCGATGAGTTGAAGCAGGCGATAAGGGGTACCTTATAATGGACTTTTTCACCTCGATGGACATCAGCGCCTCGGCCCTGGCCGCCGAGCGTACCAGGATGAACCTCATCTCCTCCAACCTGGCAAACGTCAATTCCACCAGGACAGCGGAAGGCGGCCCGTACCGGCGCAAGGACGCGGTCTTCACCGCCACTCCGCTCAAGGAGGCCGGCTCCTTCGGCGCGGCGCTCTCCCGCGCCAACGACGCCCGCAGCGTCCAGGTCACCCAGGTGAACGAGGACCCGCGCCCCCCGAGGATGCAGTACGAGCCGGGGCACCCGGACGCGGACCCGAACGGGTACGTGGCTTATCCCAACATCAACGTCGTCGAGGAGATGGCGGACATGATCACCGCAAGCCGCAGCTACGAGGCGAACATCACCGCGACCAACGCGGCGAAGAGCATGGCTCTCAAGACGCTCGATCTGCTGCGCTAGCGAGGAGGTAATCAATGGCAATGGAAATTTCGGCACTCACCAAGGTAGACGGCCTCTCGCAGGCGTTTCCCGCCAAGGAGGCGCAGGCCACCCAGGCCAACCCCGCCGTCGGCTTCGGCACGTTCCTCGAGGAGATGGTCTCCAAGGTGAACGAGCAGCAGGCGACCGCCGACAAGTCGATCCAGGCGATGGCGACCGGCGAGGGGAAAGGGCTGCACGAGGTCATGCTAGCGGTGGAAAAGGCGAACATCTCCTTCCAGCTCCTGACGCAGGTGCGCAACAAGGCGGTCGAGGCGTACCAGGAGATCATGAGGATGCCGGTATAACCTGCATAACTTGGAGACACCATGCCGGAAGGGCTTAAAAAATTGCTGGAACCTTTTCTCGCTCTGTCGACCGGGAAGCGGCTCGTCGTCGGGGGGGTGGCGCTCGTCTCGCTCCTCGCGTTCGCGGCGCTCATCACCGTGGCGAACAAGACGGACTACCGTCCGCTCTTCGCCAACCTGACGAGCGATGACGCCGGCGAGATCGTCAAAAAATTGAAAGAGCAGAAGGTGCCGTACCAGATCACCGACGACGGCAAGGCGATCATGGTCCCATCGGACAAGGTCTACGACCTGAGGCTCTCCATGGCGAGCGACGGACTCCCCCAGGGAGGCGGGGTAGGCTACGAGATCTTCGACCGCAAGAACTTCGGCATGACCGAGTTCGTGCAAAAGCTCAACTACCAGCGCGCCCTGCAGGGTGAGCTCTCGCGCACCATCGCCCAGATCGCGGGGGTCGAGTCGGCCCGCGTGCACCTCGCCATCCCGGAGAAGACGCTCTTCAAGGATGCCGAGAAACCGGCCACCGCCTCGGTCGTGCTCAAGATGAAGTCGAACCGCGGCCTCAGGGAGGCCGAGGTGCAGGGGATCGTGCATCTGGTCGCTTCCTCCATAGAGGGGATGGACCCCGAGCAGGTGACCGTTCTGGACAGCCGCGGCAAGATGCTCTCCGGCAACACCACTTCCGATCCCGCCAGCAAGCTGACCGGATCGCGCCAGGAAACCCAGAGGAACTTCGAGAAGACCCAGGAAGACAAGCTGCAGAGCCTTTTGGACCGCGTGGTTGGCTCCGGCAAGTGCGTGGCCCGCGTCACCGCGACCTTCGACTTCAAGCAGGTCGAGAAGTACGAGGAGCGCTACGACCCAGAGTCCGCGGCGGTCAGAAGCGAGCAGAGAAGCGAGGAGAAGGGGGGCACCACGACCACCGCATCCGGCGTTCCGGGAGCGCAGACCAACCTCGGGCGCACCGCGCCGGGGGGCGCAGGCCAAAGCGGCGGCGGCTCCAAGACCGACGAGACTCTGAACTACGAGGTGAGCCGCTCCACGGCCCGCATCATCGAGCCGGTGGGGGCGCTTTCCAAGGTATCGATCGCCGTGCTGGTGGACGGCAAGTACGACCTCCCCGTAGGCGCCAAGCCCGGGGCGACCCCGAAATACCAGCCGCGCACCCCGGACGAGATGCAGAAGATCGAGGCGCTGGTGAAGAGCGCGGTCGGCTTCAACGCCGAGCGCGGCGACCAGGTGACCGTGGCCAACATCCC is a genomic window of Geomonas ferrireducens containing:
- a CDS encoding response regulator yields the protein MAGFEKLQSMLDAAMKQAGEESGMLLGQAMSVAASDVLNTNRKSYLGDEDNPIYVVGVESREAYPGFFYLLFSLGDTIVMSSILLGIPGPRIQEKRRLSIQEPDDVDAFGEIANQIIGSFNSVFQPNLPDKVHLKLLPPQKYVPGTDPLTDDVPFPDGEYLMYRAPLQIEGHEMNMVDILIPHPLANLFDPQPEEAAVEAAAPEAEAAAEEAAPVASILVLGDDDGRRALVEGLSDSGMNLIDAPLGADLPGLFAQGEVRVALISLKNTTDRDLAICKRVVPLVDRSGGAVLLCAHEWTRTAVLKALKAGVKGVVMPPFEPHELTEKVAKFLH
- a CDS encoding tetratricopeptide repeat protein → MPFAKHSSMIRFPRKTRPCLLLGLVTTLFACALPTGAFAQQQNRLLRVAVYPHQGFTRVSLSFLSPPDYTLRVLPGRVRLEVRDADAPSFKKLRNLNDRMIAGINASETRGLLNVSVPVRVADAAAQAVSCANPSVLSIDIGPAMKRVNPVDIAPGREPILSGTERFVRDFDAEPGGVPFSPTDGKLLKELLPEGEALLFQQGESLLYRDRAEEAVNVFAMFDKKGDRVKALASFRLGEAYEKLGRHQEALASFRNAEALWPGYLNQAPELMQPYSDALARTGDFPGARRMLLRLMDRYIGTPYQAELLNRLADLIERNGQKEAALAMYRSVVMYAHGSAAAGRARLKLADRALFSISRDRYRELLSKYQTIYGEPGDPSSRDEALFKMSLLLALYAPPKDALEAAVTYNRRYPRGIFSTVLSKMREEILFPVYQEAAAAGKDDALVRLAMDNREYLSRCFGDAGFAPRLSQAFEKTGKTVQELELFTYLDGKNWAASSAPFMLSRMVDDAVVLGNAPLAESTARDFLGRFPRDPNLGRVREQLGRLAFEKGDLPGAAAQLAFLKARNAKAALPDSEYYLGKALQAAKDHGGAVRSLVRFTTSAKSGNPLLPDAYYNLAVELAEVKDYPHALAACQVGASVAGGEMVGQFLFKTGELQVKLGAVREAKASWEKATGMGGTWGKLAGEALNDLNWRMKIAGELP
- the flgB gene encoding flagellar basal body rod protein FlgB, which translates into the protein MPVQGIFGTTVELLGKTLDLRAKRQTMISSNLANVETPGYTPTDVSFESQLKSALKGGAKDSGVTNPRHIPLKGRAASLERVQGDVVEVDTRTMGPDGNGVEMETEMGRLAENQIMYNASVQLLGKKFDELKQAIRGTL
- the flgC gene encoding flagellar basal body rod protein FlgC, producing MDFFTSMDISASALAAERTRMNLISSNLANVNSTRTAEGGPYRRKDAVFTATPLKEAGSFGAALSRANDARSVQVTQVNEDPRPPRMQYEPGHPDADPNGYVAYPNINVVEEMADMITASRSYEANITATNAAKSMALKTLDLLR
- the fliE gene encoding flagellar hook-basal body complex protein FliE codes for the protein MEISALTKVDGLSQAFPAKEAQATQANPAVGFGTFLEEMVSKVNEQQATADKSIQAMATGEGKGLHEVMLAVEKANISFQLLTQVRNKAVEAYQEIMRMPV
- the fliF gene encoding flagellar basal-body MS-ring/collar protein FliF — translated: MPEGLKKLLEPFLALSTGKRLVVGGVALVSLLAFAALITVANKTDYRPLFANLTSDDAGEIVKKLKEQKVPYQITDDGKAIMVPSDKVYDLRLSMASDGLPQGGGVGYEIFDRKNFGMTEFVQKLNYQRALQGELSRTIAQIAGVESARVHLAIPEKTLFKDAEKPATASVVLKMKSNRGLREAEVQGIVHLVASSIEGMDPEQVTVLDSRGKMLSGNTTSDPASKLTGSRQETQRNFEKTQEDKLQSLLDRVVGSGKCVARVTATFDFKQVEKYEERYDPESAAVRSEQRSEEKGGTTTTASGVPGAQTNLGRTAPGGAGQSGGGSKTDETLNYEVSRSTARIIEPVGALSKVSIAVLVDGKYDLPVGAKPGATPKYQPRTPDEMQKIEALVKSAVGFNAERGDQVTVANIPFQETGEGGGEKPQWYDAPIVQALIKNGLIGLGFLALILFVIRPLLKMLKVEKPASSFMPIQDDAEQAHMLEMQKLAQEKMRVTQIELVEKVKQDPYQAAQILQNWLTRKD